Genomic segment of Sinorhizobium meliloti:
GGTTTCCGACAGAACACATGCTCGAAGTGATCGAACGTGCGAAAAAAGGAGAGACCTTTTTCGAGGCGCGTATTTTCGATGGTTCCGATTCGGGCGACAAGACGCTGATTACCTCGACCTTCGTGGGCAAGCCGCGCAAGCCCGCTCCTGACGATGCGGATGTCGGCAAGGCCGGAAAGCTTGCGGGCGAGAACTACTGGCCGGTGACGATCACCTATTTCAACGACGAAGCGAACGGCGACGCGCTGCCCGTCTACCGCATGGCGTTCAAGCTCTACGAGAACGGCGTGACGCGGGATCTCACCATGGACTACGGAGACTTCGTCCTGAGCGGAAAACTCGCAAAGCTCGAGGTCTTCAATAGCGAAGAGTGCAAATAGGCAACCGCAGAAGCGCTTTTCGAAAGTGACCGCAACCTGCTCCTATTGACAGCGGCCATTTATTTTCTAAAGTTGAGAAAATAAATGGCCAAGGGGGCGAACAGTGGGTGTGCATCACGGCCAGGTCCTGCGCATCCTTCGCGACGAAGGGCCCCAATCGCGCGCCATCCTTGCGCGCCGCGCCGGGCTGTCCGCGACGACCCTTACCCATGTGACGGCGCAGCTCCTCGCCGACGGCTCCGTCGCCGAGGTGGAGCCGGCGGCAAGCAGCGGGGTGGGGCGGCCGGGACTGGCGATCCGGCTCCTGCCGAACGCTCATCACGTTGCCGGCGTGCATATCGGTGCCGGGCTCGTTCAACTGACGGTCACAGATCTCCTGGGTTCGCCGAAAGCGGCCGCTTCGTTCGAATTCGCGCTGCCAGACACCTCGCCGGAGGCCGTGACCGCGCGGATCGCCGACGAAATAGAGAAGCTGAAGCTTCTCGCGCGCACAGACCATCTGCTCGGCGTCGGAGTAGGAGTGCCGGGACCCGTCGATGCCGGCCAGCGCACCATCCTGGCTTCGATCAACACCGGCTGGCGCAACCTGCCGCTGGCGGGCATGCTGGAGCGACGCACGGGCCTGACGGTGGTGCTGGAGCATAACGTTACGGCAATGGCGGTCGCGGAGGCGCGCTTCGGTCTCGGCCGCGGGGTCCCGGCATTGCTTTACGTCTATCTGCGCTCCGGTCTCGGGGCAGGGCTGGTGGTCGACGGCGTGCCGTTTCGGCCGGGCGGCCATGGTGCAGTCGAGCTCGGTCACATCCAGATCTCACAGAACGGGCCACGGTGCAGTTGCGGCAACCATGGCTGTCTCGAAAGCTATGTGAACGAACGCGTCCTGATGCGTGCATTGGGGCTGGAAGGCTCTGCTCCGGCCGATCTCCTGATGCAGGTGGAGAACACGGACGTCTGGGGTCCGACACTTGCTCGGCTGACCGACTCGCTCGCCATCGCAATCAGTCTGCTTACGCCCGATCTGATCGTCTTCGGCGGTCACCTCGCTGACGCGCCGGAGAGCCTGTTCGCGCATCTGCGAAAACATCTGCCGCCACGGGTCATGCCTCATATGCGCGATATCCTGCGGTTCGAACGAACCGCTTTTGGCTCGCAGCCGGGCGCGATCGGCGGGGCCGCGGTCGCGCTCGACCACTTTTTCTATTCGGGAGCCCGGTATTGAGCACTCTGACGTCCAAAGACGAGGAAACGACAGGGAACGGGTTTTCGCCGGCGGAGCTGGCGCCCATCGTCCTGAACCTGATCGCCTTGGCGTTCGCCGTCGCGGTA
This window contains:
- a CDS encoding ROK family transcriptional regulator translates to MGVHHGQVLRILRDEGPQSRAILARRAGLSATTLTHVTAQLLADGSVAEVEPAASSGVGRPGLAIRLLPNAHHVAGVHIGAGLVQLTVTDLLGSPKAAASFEFALPDTSPEAVTARIADEIEKLKLLARTDHLLGVGVGVPGPVDAGQRTILASINTGWRNLPLAGMLERRTGLTVVLEHNVTAMAVAEARFGLGRGVPALLYVYLRSGLGAGLVVDGVPFRPGGHGAVELGHIQISQNGPRCSCGNHGCLESYVNERVLMRALGLEGSAPADLLMQVENTDVWGPTLARLTDSLAIAISLLTPDLIVFGGHLADAPESLFAHLRKHLPPRVMPHMRDILRFERTAFGSQPGAIGGAAVALDHFFYSGARY